In Nocardia sp. NBC_00403, one DNA window encodes the following:
- a CDS encoding AMP-binding protein, giving the protein MNDHHLLLSGSTLDEALRNIVTAAPLTRLVYPQRNGETAVKDLLADAETIARSLITAGVCRGEVVGLIGSSGPELLAGLFGIVMAGAAATVLPEPQGLGADHRRLDRMSAIVQAAHMRHMLVDSHTAELSDHLADACTGLRLVRAESRAVAELPTVAPEDIAVVQFTSGSTAQPRGVTLSHRAVLAGLRAIAISGGFGQSDVFVQWVPYHHDLGLFGHLAQVLNGIESHVFEPTAFLRRPDEMLRYFSACRGTVLTGPNFSYDLMLWAATPELLRDLDLSSWRLAFNGAEPVSAATVRAFTDVFARAGAAPTVMYPVYGMAEATLAVAFPQPGTLPRMVCVDRDELSATGQVREVPESDSRAKVVVSVGAPVLGVEVRLVDEHGGVLGPGRLGELQICGDAVTAGYLDDAPATAAVFDGSWLRTGDLAFRLGGDYFIAGRRKEMIIVHGQNYFPDDAEIVARTVPGVHRGHCVAVAENDGSDGEFLGVIAETTLEGAPRAALEDEIRRRIVTAIGMPHVRVHTVPPRWLTRTTSGKWQRLHAAARLADQEIKARTGEEGMETTAVDHALTATNRHYDLPPEVFERFLGRRMKYTCGIYDNVTESLDAAQDAKLRFIAERLALHGGESVLDIGTGWGALAFYLVEEVDCTVTAVTPSAVQARWVRERAAERGLTNRLTVLEQSVYDLDIPSGTFDATALVGVIEHLPDHRRAIDIMSKAIRRGGRMYVSASCFRNDELFGEYSDRPGSRHVAEQIFGYAVLRPPSELLAAMEDAGLSLVGVRDLTWHYHKTIDDWLTGIRGAAEAIDDVHPCLSNELVRYLETTNAGWGYTTKHYGITAIRSRHGSTELPR; this is encoded by the coding sequence GTGAATGACCACCACCTCTTGCTGAGCGGATCCACGCTCGATGAGGCGCTGCGCAATATCGTTACGGCGGCACCGCTTACCCGCCTCGTCTACCCGCAGCGCAACGGCGAGACCGCAGTCAAGGATCTGCTGGCCGATGCCGAGACCATCGCGCGATCGCTGATCACGGCCGGGGTGTGCCGGGGTGAGGTTGTCGGGTTGATCGGTTCGTCCGGTCCGGAACTGCTGGCCGGGCTCTTCGGGATCGTCATGGCGGGCGCCGCCGCCACCGTACTGCCGGAACCGCAGGGTCTGGGCGCCGATCACCGTCGATTGGATCGAATGTCGGCCATCGTCCAGGCTGCGCATATGCGGCATATGCTCGTCGACTCGCACACCGCGGAACTCTCCGACCATCTCGCTGACGCTTGCACCGGCCTGCGGCTCGTGCGCGCCGAGTCGCGGGCGGTGGCCGAGTTGCCCACTGTCGCACCGGAGGACATCGCGGTGGTGCAGTTCACGTCGGGCAGTACGGCGCAGCCGCGGGGAGTCACCCTCAGCCATCGGGCGGTCTTGGCGGGTCTGCGCGCAATCGCCATAAGTGGTGGTTTCGGTCAGAGTGACGTCTTCGTGCAGTGGGTTCCATACCACCATGACCTGGGACTGTTCGGACATCTGGCGCAGGTGCTCAATGGGATCGAGTCGCATGTGTTCGAGCCAACGGCCTTCCTGCGGCGTCCCGATGAGATGCTGCGTTACTTCTCCGCATGCCGGGGCACAGTGCTGACCGGACCGAATTTCTCTTATGACCTAATGCTGTGGGCAGCCACGCCGGAGCTGTTGCGCGACCTCGACCTGTCGTCATGGCGACTGGCATTCAACGGCGCTGAACCCGTGTCCGCCGCCACGGTCCGAGCCTTCACAGACGTCTTCGCCCGTGCTGGAGCGGCTCCCACAGTGATGTATCCGGTGTACGGCATGGCCGAAGCCACTCTGGCCGTCGCTTTCCCGCAGCCGGGCACCTTGCCGCGCATGGTCTGCGTCGACCGCGACGAGCTGAGTGCCACAGGGCAGGTCCGCGAGGTGCCCGAAAGCGACTCGCGCGCAAAGGTTGTGGTCTCGGTCGGCGCTCCGGTGCTCGGCGTCGAGGTGCGGCTGGTCGACGAGCACGGTGGCGTGCTCGGTCCCGGACGGCTCGGCGAACTCCAGATCTGTGGGGATGCTGTCACCGCCGGCTATCTCGACGACGCACCGGCCACGGCCGCCGTATTCGACGGTTCCTGGTTGCGCACCGGCGATCTGGCGTTCCGGCTCGGCGGCGACTATTTCATCGCGGGGCGGCGCAAAGAGATGATCATCGTCCACGGGCAGAACTACTTCCCTGACGACGCCGAAATCGTGGCAAGGACAGTGCCGGGCGTGCACCGCGGCCACTGCGTGGCCGTCGCCGAAAACGATGGGAGCGATGGCGAATTCCTTGGAGTGATCGCCGAAACCACGCTCGAAGGAGCGCCTCGGGCCGCGCTAGAGGACGAGATACGGCGACGGATTGTCACCGCCATCGGTATGCCACATGTTCGGGTACATACGGTGCCACCGCGCTGGCTGACCCGGACCACCAGCGGTAAGTGGCAGCGGTTGCATGCCGCCGCCCGGCTCGCCGATCAGGAGATAAAAGCACGAACAGGGGAAGAAGGCATGGAAACTACAGCCGTCGATCACGCGCTGACCGCGACCAACCGGCACTACGACCTGCCGCCGGAGGTGTTCGAGAGATTTCTCGGTCGGCGGATGAAATACACCTGCGGCATCTACGACAACGTCACCGAGAGTCTCGATGCGGCTCAGGACGCCAAGCTCCGTTTCATCGCCGAACGCCTCGCCCTACATGGCGGCGAGTCGGTGCTCGATATCGGAACGGGCTGGGGAGCCCTCGCCTTCTACCTCGTCGAGGAAGTCGACTGCACGGTCACCGCTGTGACGCCGTCGGCTGTGCAGGCCAGGTGGGTTCGCGAACGCGCCGCCGAACGCGGCCTGACCAACCGGCTGACGGTCCTCGAACAGTCCGTGTACGACCTCGATATTCCGTCCGGAACGTTCGACGCCACCGCACTCGTCGGAGTCATCGAACACCTGCCGGACCACAGGCGCGCCATCGACATCATGTCCAAGGCCATCCGGCGAGGTGGTCGAATGTACGTGTCGGCCAGTTGTTTTCGCAACGACGAACTGTTCGGTGAATACTCCGACCGACCGGGGAGCCGGCATGTCGCCGAGCAGATCTTCGGCTACGCCGTGCTGCGTCCACCGTCCGAACTGCTGGCCGCGATGGAGGATGCCGGGCTGAGCCTGGTCGGAGTCCGAGACCTGACCTGGCACTACCACAAGACAATTGACGACTGGCTGACCGGAATCCGCGGTGCCGCCGAAGCTATCGATGACGTACATCCCTGCCTGAGTAACGAACTCGTGCGCTACCTCGAGACCACGAACGCAGGGTGGGGCTACACCACCAAGCACTACGGGATCACCGCGATCCGGTCACGGCACGGGTCGACGGAGCTCCCACGATGA
- a CDS encoding DUF1365 domain-containing protein → MTIQSPTLFRCRLIHIRHHPFTYRFTHTLYMWLVDVDTLAAPVRPLVRFHAADHLGDPTRSIRENVETFLSCNGIDLAGGRILMLAQPRSAGYAFDPVSFFFCYRADDSLAIVIAEVRNTFGERHCYLLTPDAAGKADFRKEFYVSPYFPVDGRYRTRFVLNPDSVRIVFALHRALRNRSAPVTALTATLVGKKVRIPAVIVSPRLLLTSYRTIALIHWHARRLRRRGLTSARRLPHQPQLGVTPIRSSHRE, encoded by the coding sequence ATGACCATACAATCGCCCACACTGTTTCGTTGCCGCCTCATCCATATACGGCATCACCCATTCACCTATCGATTCACCCACACCCTCTACATGTGGCTCGTCGATGTCGACACACTGGCCGCGCCGGTGCGTCCGCTGGTGCGGTTCCATGCCGCCGACCATCTCGGCGACCCGACTCGCAGTATCCGGGAGAACGTCGAAACCTTCCTGTCCTGCAACGGGATCGACCTGGCGGGTGGCCGGATACTGATGCTCGCCCAACCGCGCAGCGCCGGATACGCGTTCGATCCGGTCAGTTTCTTCTTCTGCTATCGCGCGGACGATTCCCTGGCGATCGTGATCGCCGAGGTCCGCAACACGTTCGGGGAACGCCACTGCTACCTGCTCACCCCCGATGCCGCCGGGAAGGCGGATTTCCGCAAAGAGTTCTACGTCTCTCCATACTTTCCCGTCGATGGCCGGTATCGCACGCGGTTCGTACTGAACCCGGACAGCGTACGAATCGTGTTCGCATTGCATCGCGCCCTACGTAACCGTTCAGCTCCCGTCACTGCGCTGACCGCCACGCTGGTCGGGAAAAAGGTACGCATACCCGCGGTCATCGTGTCACCGCGGCTACTGCTGACGTCTTATCGCACTATCGCGCTGATCCATTGGCACGCGCGGCGGCTTCGTCGGCGGGGTCTCACATCCGCGCGCAGACTCCCGCATCAACCCCAACTTGGCGTCACCCCGATTCGGAGTTCTCATCGTGAATGA
- a CDS encoding acyl carrier protein, whose translation MNEDTRAAVLTTVQDVLRESLRMGEEPIEPDDQLDLLPGADSVRLMRVVSQLERHFDIELDDKEIRDARTVADLAALVRTAMDGSA comes from the coding sequence ATGAACGAAGATACTCGGGCGGCCGTTCTCACCACCGTCCAAGACGTACTCCGTGAGAGCCTCCGGATGGGCGAAGAACCGATCGAGCCCGATGACCAGCTCGACCTGTTGCCAGGAGCCGATTCCGTGCGACTCATGCGCGTGGTCAGCCAGCTCGAACGCCACTTCGACATCGAACTGGACGACAAGGAGATCCGCGACGCCCGAACGGTCGCGGACCTCGCCGCTCTCGTGCGCACAGCCATGGATGGTTCCGCATGA
- a CDS encoding acyltransferase domain-containing protein — MVTSKEVFLFPGYGRAHGKTGEQLMEDAIVRYRCAVADSRPFALLGHSLGFLAALVCAGAFTVDDGRRIIRAQEQAVSRYGQPEGGMVTLELNETAAATVAADVGDPGLAVACINAPDRTVLSGPVAALRQVAEHAKQQDVVCVRLPIDVAYHSPMLNDVVAPLRAELDRIPQHRLHAPVYSATTHQFCSDDDDLLTAMVEALVLPVRFEDAVLRMDSLGAARFVECGPDPLLVKLVRLSLPGAERLPVHRTNSVTPCWYVHPR; from the coding sequence ATGGTGACATCGAAGGAGGTCTTTCTCTTTCCTGGCTATGGGCGCGCGCACGGCAAAACCGGTGAGCAGCTCATGGAGGACGCGATCGTCCGCTACCGCTGCGCGGTAGCGGATAGCCGTCCGTTCGCGCTACTGGGGCACAGTCTCGGTTTCCTCGCCGCGCTGGTCTGCGCTGGAGCGTTCACGGTCGACGACGGGCGCCGCATCATTCGTGCCCAGGAACAAGCCGTCAGCCGGTACGGGCAACCGGAAGGCGGCATGGTGACCCTGGAGCTGAACGAGACCGCTGCCGCGACGGTGGCGGCCGACGTGGGTGATCCCGGTCTGGCGGTGGCATGTATCAACGCACCCGATCGGACCGTGCTCTCGGGGCCGGTGGCAGCGTTGCGACAAGTTGCCGAGCACGCGAAGCAGCAGGATGTGGTTTGCGTTCGGCTCCCCATCGACGTTGCCTACCACAGCCCGATGCTGAACGACGTGGTTGCTCCCCTGCGCGCCGAACTGGATCGCATACCGCAGCATCGGTTGCACGCACCAGTTTATTCAGCCACCACGCACCAGTTCTGCTCCGACGATGACGATTTGCTGACCGCAATGGTCGAAGCGCTGGTCCTGCCGGTGCGATTCGAGGACGCCGTCCTGCGTATGGACAGCCTCGGAGCGGCCAGGTTCGTCGAATGCGGACCCGACCCCCTTCTCGTCAAGCTGGTGCGACTGTCCCTGCCGGGAGCGGAGCGCCTTCCGGTCCACCGAACAAATTCGGTCACGCCATGTTGGTATGTCCACCCGAGATAA
- a CDS encoding SAM-dependent methyltransferase has protein sequence MTTTPEVEAAAMATNLHYERSAEAFAAFLGADVKYTCGLFATGNESLDEAQQASLALIAASLRLRGGEQVLDIGCGWGSLTLYLAREFGCRVVGVTPSAVQAEFIRTRARAAGVADLVEVVVGPFQLADLNDRRFDAVAMVEVVEHLPEHREPLRKAYRLLKRDGRLFISAFCYRSTTHLDEFATRPASMHALGLFGFTAMVPLSQLVAEISDAGFSIASVIDTTSHYDRTMDHWQQRITANQTAIEAVEPGFAAELDRYFDTARASWGHTSKLYAVGAVRSRMGTPESW, from the coding sequence ATGACCACGACGCCGGAGGTCGAGGCGGCGGCCATGGCAACCAATCTGCACTATGAACGGTCCGCTGAGGCGTTCGCCGCCTTTCTCGGCGCCGATGTCAAATACACCTGTGGTCTGTTCGCTACGGGTAACGAATCCTTGGATGAGGCGCAGCAGGCGAGCCTGGCGCTGATCGCCGCGTCGCTCCGGCTGCGCGGCGGTGAGCAGGTCCTGGATATCGGATGCGGGTGGGGCAGCCTCACCCTGTACCTGGCCCGTGAATTCGGTTGTCGTGTTGTGGGAGTCACCCCCTCGGCGGTGCAGGCGGAGTTCATTCGTACTCGTGCGCGCGCTGCCGGAGTGGCCGATCTGGTGGAAGTCGTCGTCGGGCCGTTCCAGTTGGCCGATCTGAACGATCGCCGGTTCGACGCCGTGGCGATGGTCGAGGTGGTCGAGCATTTGCCGGAGCACCGTGAACCCTTGCGCAAGGCCTACCGGCTGCTCAAACGTGACGGGCGGCTGTTCATTTCGGCGTTCTGCTATCGCAGCACCACGCATTTGGACGAGTTCGCTACCCGTCCTGCCAGTATGCATGCGCTAGGCCTGTTCGGATTCACCGCGATGGTGCCATTGTCGCAGCTCGTGGCCGAGATCTCGGATGCTGGGTTCAGCATCGCATCGGTTATCGACACCACCTCGCACTATGACCGGACAATGGACCACTGGCAGCAGCGAATCACGGCCAACCAGACGGCTATAGAGGCAGTCGAACCGGGTTTCGCCGCCGAACTGGACCGCTACTTCGACACGGCGCGAGCCAGCTGGGGCCACACATCCAAGCTCTACGCGGTGGGCGCTGTCCGGTCCCGTATGGGCACTCCCGAGTCATGGTGA
- a CDS encoding acyl-ACP desaturase has translation MTETWLPSLTLTEVRNAVEPVVQRGADKLWSLRDLDWDEVRPDRLTDADRSVVRFITYIEDHLPGYMNWLLRTFPVDGADLSIPIVAVHREYFRFFVAWSYDEERHAAALTRYQEAAGINTSEALRLELAEEGRKHFDLPYPEPLEAFAYTMLQEKATQLFYLRFRDVVTEPVLRDLLLRMARDEARHFALYAHLVETYLRRDPAAAAPHLKHVLRTFRMPLSDTLSNYRRWSYSVAETAGYDHTEAYTALERMIRQFVDSPGDELGELLDLTRSLRTLP, from the coding sequence ATGACCGAGACCTGGCTGCCCAGCCTGACTCTCACCGAGGTCCGCAACGCTGTCGAACCCGTCGTGCAACGCGGTGCGGACAAACTGTGGAGCCTGCGGGACCTGGACTGGGACGAGGTACGTCCGGACCGGCTCACCGACGCCGACCGGTCGGTAGTCCGATTCATCACCTACATCGAGGACCACCTGCCTGGATATATGAACTGGCTGCTTCGGACCTTCCCGGTCGACGGCGCGGATCTATCGATCCCGATTGTTGCCGTGCACCGCGAATACTTCCGGTTCTTCGTCGCCTGGTCCTACGACGAGGAACGCCACGCCGCCGCGCTGACCCGATATCAGGAGGCCGCGGGTATCAACACCTCCGAGGCCCTGCGGCTGGAACTGGCCGAGGAAGGACGCAAACATTTCGACCTTCCCTATCCGGAGCCGCTCGAGGCATTCGCGTACACAATGCTTCAGGAAAAGGCGACCCAGCTGTTCTATCTGCGGTTCCGCGATGTCGTCACCGAACCGGTCCTGCGGGACCTGCTGCTGCGAATGGCCCGTGACGAAGCACGGCATTTCGCGCTCTACGCGCATCTGGTGGAGACCTATCTGCGACGCGATCCGGCTGCCGCCGCACCGCATCTCAAGCATGTGCTCCGCACATTCCGTATGCCACTGTCCGACACCCTCTCCAACTATCGCCGGTGGTCGTACTCCGTGGCCGAGACCGCCGGCTACGACCACACCGAGGCATACACCGCACTCGAACGGATGATCCGCCAGTTCGTGGACAGCCCCGGCGATGAGCTCGGCGAACTGCTCGATCTGACCAGAAGCCTGCGCACCCTCCCCTGA
- a CDS encoding NAD(P)/FAD-dependent oxidoreductase, whose protein sequence is MRRVSRVTLYEADSRLGGHAHTHSIVSTDGSVRHLDTGFIVYNVAHYPLFTRLLHELGVRSVASEMSMSVLCDGCGLKYSAGSGLRTLPQELQSANADLLVEMLEFNRVCEKILATPEDHGVTLHKMLADHGFSDYFAHHVVLPLVSIVWSCDPRTAGLYPVAALLAFLNNHGMLRGSAATRWRTLSSRSADYVSRIATALDEVLTETPVRSVRRDVDGIAVTDAAGGTRRFDRVILAVHPGEALALLADPTPVELSVLGALPYVRNRALLHTDASVLPQAAEHRSSWNYRQNTCHPNPDGMLMSYYLNRLENIDSNTDYVVTLGPEDAVDPRKVLARMDYEHPVYTPESDAARRRLPDLASPTLAYAGAYHGWGFHEDGCRSGVEAARGFGVGW, encoded by the coding sequence ATGCGGCGAGTTTCGCGAGTCACGTTATATGAGGCTGATTCTCGGCTGGGCGGACATGCTCATACCCATTCGATTGTTTCGACCGATGGTTCGGTACGGCATCTGGACACTGGGTTCATCGTATACAACGTGGCGCACTACCCGCTCTTCACGCGACTCCTGCACGAGCTAGGGGTCCGCAGTGTCGCATCGGAGATGTCGATGAGCGTGCTCTGTGACGGTTGCGGACTGAAATACTCTGCGGGGAGCGGACTTCGCACGTTGCCGCAGGAACTCCAGTCCGCGAACGCGGATTTGCTCGTAGAGATGCTGGAATTCAACCGTGTCTGTGAAAAGATCCTCGCCACACCCGAAGATCACGGGGTCACCTTGCACAAGATGCTGGCCGACCATGGGTTCTCCGACTATTTCGCACATCATGTTGTGCTGCCGCTGGTATCCATTGTGTGGTCCTGCGATCCGCGGACCGCGGGGCTGTATCCGGTGGCTGCGTTGCTGGCCTTCCTGAACAACCACGGCATGTTGCGCGGCAGTGCGGCGACGCGCTGGCGCACACTGAGCTCACGGTCCGCGGACTACGTGTCTCGGATAGCCACGGCCCTCGATGAGGTCCTTACCGAGACGCCGGTCCGGTCGGTGCGCCGCGATGTCGATGGGATCGCCGTCACCGATGCTGCCGGCGGAACACGCCGTTTCGATCGCGTCATCCTCGCCGTTCACCCGGGGGAAGCGCTTGCGCTGCTTGCCGATCCGACACCTGTCGAGCTCAGCGTCCTCGGCGCGCTGCCATATGTGCGGAATCGGGCGCTGCTGCACACCGATGCGTCAGTGCTGCCGCAGGCCGCCGAGCATCGCTCGTCATGGAACTATCGGCAGAATACCTGTCATCCCAACCCGGACGGGATGCTCATGAGCTACTACCTGAACCGGCTCGAGAACATCGACTCGAATACCGACTATGTGGTAACGCTCGGACCGGAGGATGCCGTCGATCCGCGGAAAGTACTGGCCCGGATGGACTATGAGCATCCGGTGTACACACCGGAGAGCGATGCGGCCCGGCGCCGGCTGCCTGATCTCGCGTCACCGACTCTCGCGTACGCCGGGGCCTATCACGGCTGGGGTTTCCATGAGGACGGATGCCGCTCGGGCGTCGAGGCAGCACGCGGCTTCGGGGTCGGATGGTGA